From the genome of Geobacter sp. SVR, one region includes:
- a CDS encoding DNA internalization-related competence protein ComEC/Rec2, protein MLPEWPLLIPFLALTAGLCTSDAFGILLPFAPVAASLCCLVLSCFIRSRLALASCTFVFFFACGLHALVPYNTPEPSSVAIREHASRSPVVVEGVISDRPVATATAGSFVMRTERVFRDGLSLPASGNLMVRIVSGETELMRGDRVRLSTAITIPHRLGLPGEFDYPRFLAFHEIAAVGRVATPEEIVLIRGAEEDSLLRRIDQASRRLGDFIRSSVTDSSVSSILTALLTGDQRRIPQPLADAYTRAGVNHILSISGFHIGIIVLFMVQVFLWLATRWEIPPLYCNLRRAVLLLTLPAMVAYLLLTGSAPATARAVVMLAVFALALHVERESDPLNALLIAAMLLVTAHPPSVFDISFQLSFLALWGIVLALPPVMARLDGIKPGWLRALIQFVAASCAACGATAVPVLFTFHQASLNGIVSNFLIVPLLGYGAVLGGFCALPLVPVCAPAADLLLWLAGKLVLLSNSLVLMFAKLPLLHFYGITRLDMVLFLACMSVMSFLHSVRVRLVACSSLIFMAVTGHMLAPSPYDGRLHVTMLSVGQGEALLIRFPDGGTMLMDGGGYLRDDGPDFGERALVPALFKLGVTRIDRMVMSHSHPDHIGGLAAVVGTMPVGEFWEAVRGGAGAQYERLREILASRQVPLRRLAAGNEVTLPGHVSIQVLSPPASLPSYTLQEPDDRDLNEDSLVLRLRYRAVSILLTGDAGFAAEEGMLRSNADLAATVLKVGHHGSRFSTSERFLNRVAPGLALISAGRNNTFGLPAPRTTELLRKRGIPTYRTDRDGTIELVSDGAGWQVATPYRPD, encoded by the coding sequence ATGCTTCCGGAATGGCCGCTGCTCATTCCGTTCCTGGCCCTGACCGCCGGGCTCTGCACGAGCGATGCCTTCGGCATCCTGCTTCCTTTTGCCCCTGTGGCAGCATCATTGTGCTGCTTGGTACTATCCTGCTTTATCCGTTCCCGCCTGGCACTTGCCTCATGCACCTTCGTCTTCTTTTTCGCCTGCGGTTTGCATGCCCTGGTTCCCTACAACACGCCTGAACCGTCATCCGTTGCCATCCGTGAACATGCCTCCCGTTCCCCGGTAGTGGTCGAAGGGGTCATCAGCGATCGCCCGGTTGCAACAGCAACCGCCGGCAGTTTCGTAATGCGTACGGAGCGTGTTTTTCGGGATGGGCTGTCGCTTCCCGCCAGTGGCAACCTGATGGTCCGGATCGTGTCCGGTGAGACGGAACTGATGCGGGGCGACAGGGTCCGCCTGTCAACCGCGATTACGATACCACACCGTCTGGGGTTGCCGGGGGAGTTCGATTATCCCCGTTTCCTGGCTTTTCATGAAATTGCCGCTGTTGGCCGTGTTGCCACGCCTGAAGAAATCGTACTGATCCGTGGAGCTGAAGAGGATTCGCTGCTGCGCCGGATCGATCAGGCATCACGTCGTCTGGGTGATTTCATCCGCAGCTCCGTAACGGACAGCAGCGTTTCATCGATCCTGACCGCGCTGCTGACAGGAGACCAGAGACGGATCCCGCAGCCGTTGGCCGACGCCTACACGCGTGCCGGCGTCAATCATATACTCTCCATTTCGGGCTTTCATATCGGGATCATCGTCCTGTTCATGGTGCAGGTCTTCCTGTGGCTGGCCACCCGCTGGGAGATCCCGCCCCTGTACTGCAACCTGAGGCGTGCCGTGCTGTTGCTGACGCTGCCTGCCATGGTTGCGTACCTTCTGCTGACCGGCTCCGCACCTGCCACGGCCCGGGCGGTGGTCATGCTGGCGGTTTTTGCGCTGGCCCTGCATGTCGAACGGGAGTCGGATCCACTCAATGCATTGCTGATTGCGGCCATGCTGCTGGTAACGGCACATCCCCCCAGTGTGTTCGATATCTCGTTCCAGCTCTCGTTTCTGGCGCTGTGGGGCATCGTCCTTGCCCTTCCTCCGGTCATGGCCCGCCTGGACGGCATCAAGCCGGGCTGGCTGCGGGCCTTGATCCAGTTCGTGGCAGCCTCCTGCGCCGCGTGCGGTGCCACTGCGGTGCCGGTGCTGTTTACCTTCCACCAGGCCTCACTGAACGGTATCGTCTCCAATTTCCTGATCGTTCCGCTTCTGGGGTATGGCGCCGTATTGGGCGGTTTCTGCGCCCTGCCGCTCGTGCCGGTTTGCGCACCCGCTGCGGACCTGCTGTTGTGGCTGGCCGGAAAGCTGGTGCTGCTTTCCAACAGCCTGGTCCTGATGTTCGCCAAATTGCCGCTGCTGCATTTTTACGGCATCACGCGGCTGGACATGGTTCTGTTCCTGGCATGCATGTCCGTGATGAGCTTCCTGCACTCGGTGCGCGTCCGGCTGGTCGCGTGCTCATCTCTGATTTTCATGGCTGTCACGGGCCATATGCTGGCCCCCTCGCCGTACGATGGCCGCCTGCACGTCACCATGCTCAGCGTGGGGCAGGGGGAGGCACTGCTGATCCGTTTCCCCGACGGTGGCACCATGCTGATGGATGGAGGGGGGTATCTGCGCGACGACGGGCCTGACTTCGGAGAGCGTGCCCTGGTTCCGGCCCTCTTCAAGCTGGGGGTGACACGTATCGATCGCATGGTGATGAGCCACAGCCATCCCGATCACATCGGCGGCCTGGCTGCAGTGGTCGGTACGATGCCGGTGGGTGAATTCTGGGAAGCGGTCAGGGGAGGGGCCGGTGCTCAATATGAGCGATTGCGCGAGATCCTGGCCTCCCGGCAGGTGCCGCTGCGGCGTCTGGCTGCCGGCAATGAGGTCACCCTTCCGGGCCATGTTTCGATACAGGTCCTGTCGCCGCCGGCTTCTCTTCCGTCTTATACTCTCCAAGAGCCCGACGACCGGGACCTGAACGAGGATTCACTGGTACTCAGGCTTCGCTACCGCGCCGTCAGCATACTGTTGACCGGCGATGCCGGCTTCGCCGCAGAAGAAGGCATGCTCCGCAGCAATGCCGACCTGGCTGCCACGGTGCTGAAAGTGGGCCATCACGGCAGCCGTTTCTCCACCTCGGAAAGGTTTCTGAATCGGGTAGCCCCGGGCCTGGCACTGATCTCCGCCGGAAGGAACAACACTTTCGGGTTGCCTGCACCGCGAACGACCGAACTGCTTCGGAAGCGCGGTATCCCCACCTACCGCACCGACCGGGACGGCACCATCGAACTGGTCAGCGACGGAGCCGGCTGGCAGGTTGCCACGCCATACCGTCCGGATTGA
- a CDS encoding diguanylate cyclase translates to MDRILVVEEDRFFRERYAQLLESHGYGFDCAACGSDALKMLSCHRYGLVIMELAMPDYSGLEFLSIVKGSDPSTDVIIVTGNANLESAIFALKHGARDYLIKPVNSDEFLHSVALCMEQRRILDENEELKSMLHLFQTSQTIAGCLEIERVYHLVLEAIAREIGVCRGFGLFLGRHGLELIESKGISETVAEHFRDIIVPTISKCPAENHVLTRLRFDEPPELRLAETGIEEAYLIFLCSKEVLHGIIVVFNDPATPLPGVAGKKKNILFLQEQSLRAFENASSYSLAKDMLFIDDLSGLFNQRYFEVALDRELKRIERYKSQLAVLFLDVDCFKLVNDTHGHPVGSRILKEMGALLKRSVRDVDVVIRYGGDEFTIILVETSPEAAGIVAERIRSLIASHEFTVDGERRIRLTCSIGYSCCPDDTTSKQDLLRMADDAMYVGKKIGKNCVTRYTGTP, encoded by the coding sequence ATGGATAGAATCCTGGTTGTCGAGGAAGACAGGTTTTTTCGGGAGAGATACGCACAGCTGCTCGAGAGCCATGGCTACGGCTTCGATTGCGCCGCGTGCGGAAGCGATGCCCTGAAAATGCTGTCATGCCACCGCTACGGTCTCGTGATCATGGAGCTGGCCATGCCGGATTACAGCGGGCTGGAATTCCTCTCCATCGTCAAGGGAAGCGACCCTTCCACTGACGTCATCATAGTTACCGGCAACGCCAATCTCGAATCGGCCATTTTTGCCCTCAAGCACGGCGCCCGTGACTACCTGATCAAGCCGGTCAACAGCGACGAGTTCCTCCATTCCGTGGCGCTCTGCATGGAGCAGCGCCGTATACTGGATGAAAACGAAGAACTCAAGAGCATGCTGCACCTGTTTCAGACCAGCCAGACCATTGCCGGATGCCTGGAGATCGAACGGGTGTACCATCTCGTGTTGGAAGCGATTGCCCGGGAAATCGGCGTCTGCCGCGGTTTCGGGCTCTTTCTGGGACGGCACGGCCTCGAATTGATCGAGTCGAAAGGCATTTCGGAAACGGTTGCCGAGCATTTCCGGGATATTATTGTTCCCACTATCTCCAAGTGCCCTGCCGAGAATCATGTCCTGACCCGGTTGCGCTTCGATGAACCGCCCGAACTGCGACTGGCTGAAACCGGCATCGAGGAGGCCTACCTGATTTTCCTGTGCAGCAAGGAGGTGCTGCACGGGATCATAGTCGTGTTCAACGATCCCGCTACCCCTTTGCCAGGCGTGGCGGGGAAGAAAAAGAACATCCTGTTTCTGCAGGAACAATCCCTGCGCGCCTTCGAAAACGCCAGCAGCTATTCACTGGCCAAGGACATGCTGTTTATCGACGATCTCAGCGGACTGTTCAACCAGCGCTATTTCGAAGTGGCCCTGGACCGCGAGCTGAAGAGGATCGAGCGATACAAGTCGCAGCTTGCCGTGCTCTTTCTGGATGTCGATTGCTTCAAGCTGGTCAACGATACCCACGGTCATCCGGTCGGAAGCCGCATTCTGAAGGAGATGGGGGCCCTTTTGAAGAGATCGGTCCGCGACGTGGATGTGGTCATCCGCTATGGGGGAGATGAATTCACCATCATCCTGGTGGAGACCTCCCCGGAAGCCGCCGGTATCGTGGCCGAACGCATCCGCAGCCTGATCGCCTCCCATGAGTTCACGGTGGATGGGGAGCGACGGATTCGGCTGACCTGCAGCATCGGCTACTCCTGTTGCCCCGACGATACCACCAGCAAGCAGGACCTGCTGAGGATGGCCGACGATGCCATGTATGTCGGCAAGAAGATCGGCAAAAACTGCGTTACCCGCTATACCGGAACCCCCTGA
- the hisS gene encoding histidine--tRNA ligase: MAITAIKGFNDILPENTGRWQYIEQAARRVFELNGFSEIRVPIMEKTELFCRSIGDATDIVEKEMYTFTDKGDNSVTLRPEGTAGVMRALIEHKLYAQDPVTKLYYLGPMFRYERPQKGRYRQFHQIGAEVTGVNDPLVDAQVLNMLCAFFSEIGLHEPTLQINSLGCPECRPAYRAALLAFLEGRLDQLCADCRRRFVTNPLRTLDCKVPGCAEATQGAPAMLDHLCGNCGDHFGSVRHYLDSTGTRYSINPRMVRGLDYYTRTTFELVTSQLGSQSAVAAGGRYDGLISQLGGPAIPGIGFAIGIERVALLLGERDFSRRPDLFIATMGSGERFAAFGLMTGLQKLGVRVEMDYEGKSLKSQMRRADKLGARYSVVLGENEIASGKASFKLMETGEQFEAALTAEAVRQIIR, translated from the coding sequence ATGGCCATAACGGCAATCAAAGGTTTTAACGACATTCTGCCGGAAAATACCGGCAGATGGCAGTATATCGAGCAGGCAGCACGCCGGGTTTTCGAGTTGAACGGCTTTTCGGAGATCCGCGTTCCGATCATGGAAAAGACCGAGCTGTTCTGCCGTTCGATCGGTGATGCGACCGACATCGTCGAGAAGGAGATGTACACCTTTACCGACAAAGGGGACAACAGCGTCACCCTTCGCCCGGAAGGCACGGCCGGGGTGATGCGGGCACTGATCGAGCACAAGCTCTACGCCCAGGACCCGGTGACGAAGCTGTATTACCTGGGGCCGATGTTCCGCTACGAGCGCCCGCAGAAGGGGCGCTATCGCCAGTTCCACCAGATCGGGGCCGAAGTGACCGGTGTCAACGACCCGCTGGTGGATGCCCAGGTTCTGAACATGCTGTGCGCATTTTTCAGTGAAATCGGATTGCACGAGCCCACGCTGCAGATCAACTCGCTCGGGTGCCCCGAGTGCCGTCCCGCCTATCGCGCCGCGCTGCTGGCCTTCCTCGAGGGGCGTCTGGACCAGCTCTGCGCCGATTGCCGGAGACGTTTCGTCACCAATCCGCTCCGTACCCTGGACTGCAAGGTGCCGGGCTGCGCCGAGGCGACCCAGGGGGCGCCCGCGATGCTCGATCATCTGTGCGGCAATTGCGGCGATCACTTCGGAAGCGTGCGGCATTACCTCGATTCCACCGGCACCCGTTACAGCATCAACCCCCGTATGGTGCGGGGGCTCGACTACTATACCCGCACCACCTTCGAGCTCGTGACCTCCCAGCTCGGTTCGCAATCGGCCGTGGCTGCCGGCGGGCGTTATGACGGCCTGATCTCGCAATTGGGCGGGCCGGCTATCCCCGGTATCGGCTTTGCGATCGGTATCGAGCGCGTGGCGCTGCTTTTGGGGGAGAGGGATTTTTCGCGCCGCCCCGACCTGTTTATCGCCACCATGGGGAGTGGAGAGCGGTTCGCTGCATTCGGGTTGATGACAGGCCTGCAGAAGCTGGGAGTCCGGGTGGAGATGGATTACGAAGGCAAGAGCCTCAAGAGCCAGATGCGGCGGGCGGACAAGCTCGGGGCGCGTTACAGTGTCGTGCTGGGTGAGAATGAGATTGCTTCCGGCAAGGCCTCCTTCAAGCTGATGGAGACCGGGGAACAATTTGAGGCTGCCCTGACGGCCGAGGCGGTCAGGCAGATCATACGTTAG